The proteins below are encoded in one region of Pygocentrus nattereri isolate fPygNat1 chromosome 13, fPygNat1.pri, whole genome shotgun sequence:
- the capgb gene encoding capping protein (actin filament), gelsolin-like b: MLPFQAAPGQFGPEVREPGLHCFRVEKLKAVLLKPSEVGAFFNGDSYLVLEHRGDQGVDLHMWIGEKSSRDEQVACAMLATQLDNFLGGEPVQHRHVQGYESPEFMKLFPRGISYKEGGVESGFRRPQSGSGPVQRLYHIKGKKNIRAKEVDLSWDSFNKGDCFILDLGETIVSWVGSQANIFEKQKVREIATLIRDTERHGKAQITHINEGEETPEMLKVLGPVPELKENTPEDDSQADVSNSASLYKVSDATGSMKLTKVSEKTPFAKDLLVRDDCFILDNGANGKIFVWKGSGANADEKREALKMADDFIQKMNYPRMKTQVEILPQGRETVIFKQFFQNWN, encoded by the exons ATGCTCCCTTTCCAGGCAGCTCCAGGTCAGTTTGGTCCAGAGGTGAGGGAGCCAGGGCTGCACTGCTTTCGGGTGGAGAAGTTGAAGGCTGTCCTATTGAAGCCTTCTGAGGTGGGAGCGTTCTTTAATGGAGACTCCTATCTGGTGCTGGAGCACAGGGGTGATCAGGGAGTGGACCTACACATGTGGATAG gagAGAAGTCGTCTCGTGATGAGCAGGTTGCGTGTGCCATGCTTGCTACCCAGCTGGATAACTTTCTGGGTGGAGAACCAGTCCAGCACCGGCACGTCCAAGGCTACGAGTCGCCGGAGTTCATGAAGCTCTTCCCCAGGGGGATCAGCTATAAG GAGGGTGGAGTGGAGTCTGGCTTCAGGAGACCACAGAGTGGTTCTGGTCCAGTTCAAAGGTTGTATCACATCAAAGGGAAGAAGAACATCAGAGCTAAGGAGGTGGACCTGAGCTGGGACAGTTTCAACAAAGGGGACTGCTTCATCCTCGACCTaggagag ACAATCGTGTCCTGGGTGGGCTCTCAGGCCAACATCTTTGAGAAGCAGAAGGTGCGAGAGATTGCCACCCTGataagagacacagagagacatgGCAAAGCCCAGATCACTCACATCAATGAGGGAGAGGAGACGCCAGAAATGTTGAAG GTGCTTGGTCCAGTGCCAGAGCTTAAGGAGAACACTCCAGAGGATGACAGCCAAGCAGATGTATCTAACTCTGCATCTCTCTACAAG GTTTCAGACGCTACAGGCTCAATGAAGCTGACCAAAGTCTCAGAGAAAACTCCATTTGCCAAGGACCTGCTCGTACGTGATGACTGCTTCATCTTAGACAATGGAGCCAATGGCAAGATCTTTGTTTGGAAAG GCAGTGGAGCAAATGCAGACGAAAAGAGGGAAGCTCTCAAGATGGCAGATGATTTCATACAAAAAATGAACTATCCCAGGATGAAAACTCAG GTGGAGATTCTACCACAGGGCCGAGAGACGGTCATCTTCAAGCAGTtcttccaaaactggaattgA